A portion of the Microlunatus phosphovorus NM-1 genome contains these proteins:
- a CDS encoding NUDIX hydrolase, with protein MTGVTYPPESWTGADAARLQSALRFSNEDFAHALGINARTIATWHAQPNRRPRPEMQRALDTALGLASAEVQARFGASAPSEVPAPVGLHVAIAIVVRERHVLLVQRRDGDLLSWQFPAGVVKPEKSAARVAIQETKIETAVDAGAPQEIGARVHPVTNVYCRYFLCEYLAGEATNLDIVENASVLWAPIEALARFIPLANIFPPVLDALGART; from the coding sequence ATGACAGGCGTGACCTACCCTCCCGAGTCATGGACCGGGGCCGATGCAGCGCGGCTACAAAGTGCCCTTCGGTTCTCAAACGAGGACTTTGCGCACGCACTGGGCATCAATGCCCGCACCATCGCCACATGGCACGCGCAGCCCAATCGGCGACCTCGCCCCGAGATGCAACGCGCGCTAGACACCGCACTCGGGCTGGCATCGGCCGAGGTTCAGGCTCGATTCGGAGCCTCTGCACCTAGCGAGGTGCCGGCACCGGTAGGCCTCCATGTCGCCATAGCCATCGTCGTTCGGGAGCGTCACGTGTTGCTCGTCCAACGTCGCGACGGTGACCTACTCAGTTGGCAGTTCCCTGCGGGCGTCGTGAAGCCTGAGAAGTCGGCCGCTCGGGTAGCGATCCAAGAGACCAAGATCGAGACCGCCGTCGATGCCGGAGCGCCGCAAGAGATCGGTGCACGCGTGCACCCGGTGACGAACGTGTACTGCAGGTACTTCCTATGCGAGTACCTCGCAGGTGAAGCCACCAACCTGGACATCGTGGAGAATGCCAGCGTCCTCTGGGCGCCTATCGAGGCGCTCGCACGGTTCATCCCGCTCGCCAACATCTTTCCGCCCGTACTCGACGCACTAGGAGCACGCACATGA
- a CDS encoding tyrosine-type recombinase/integrase, translating to MLVERGYATAKLTRTVLSGVCGWLVRRGALGVNPVRELTPLEQDRDRRARALSAVEVRRWLALLDGDEVARRHDLPELARFMLATGLRLGEALGVTWADLDLTAGRLVVQRTIIRAQGQGLIAKRVKSRASERALMLPPWSVELLRGRRRRTGGFEGPVFPDAKGGWRDRSNVGKVFRAVREGSDFDWVKTHTFRKTVATLLDESGASARMIADQLGHSRVSMTQDVYLGRRAGNGGNLAALEASNPDASPVGGDDDLSPHVSPTPFVQASKSPESPSD from the coding sequence GTGTTGGTGGAGCGCGGCTATGCCACAGCGAAGCTGACGCGGACGGTTCTGTCGGGGGTCTGCGGCTGGCTGGTCCGGCGGGGCGCGCTGGGGGTGAATCCGGTGCGGGAGCTGACGCCGTTGGAGCAGGATCGGGATCGTCGGGCGCGGGCGCTTTCGGCGGTGGAGGTGCGGCGGTGGCTGGCGTTGCTCGATGGTGACGAGGTGGCTCGGCGGCACGACTTGCCTGAGTTGGCGCGGTTCATGCTGGCGACGGGGCTGCGGCTGGGTGAGGCGTTGGGGGTGACGTGGGCTGATCTTGACCTGACGGCTGGGAGGCTGGTAGTGCAACGGACGATCATCCGGGCGCAGGGCCAGGGGCTGATCGCGAAGCGGGTGAAGTCGCGTGCCTCGGAGCGTGCGCTGATGCTGCCGCCGTGGAGTGTCGAGCTCCTGCGTGGCCGTCGGCGGCGGACGGGCGGTTTCGAGGGCCCGGTGTTCCCGGACGCGAAGGGTGGTTGGCGCGACCGGAGCAATGTCGGGAAGGTGTTCCGGGCGGTCCGCGAAGGCTCGGACTTCGACTGGGTGAAGACGCACACGTTCCGGAAGACCGTGGCGACGCTGCTGGATGAGAGCGGGGCGAGTGCACGGATGATCGCGGACCAGCTGGGGCACTCGCGGGTATCGATGACGCAGGACGTCTACCTGGGTCGTCGGGCGGGGAACGGCGGCAACTTGGCCGCGCTGGAAGCGTCGAACCCCGATGCGTCCCCGGTGGGCGGGGATGACGATTTGTCCCCACATGTGTCCCCGACGCCGTTTGTTCAGGCTTCCAAGTCCCCCGAATCACCGTCTGACTAG
- a CDS encoding ApeA N-terminal domain 1-containing protein, with protein MNFEVTGTWTLSGGGPECHGHLEKSAERDAKLSIYGKFGDLPEPGFGNSQTIWGTTPKGPISLLNALPTSWTDPPIETQTWTVQRVIRGGHIDRTSAFRHFTFKLPGLLYWFGPSPLNYASQRGASNSPVADYNSELTAELHNGATIRLLGTSSRSRTLVNESTEKFAIYVVSKKTGMSLDEIDFICLSFQRLHSLITNEPMSAFDVTMYSETLGDGGFWFEEQDKIEGARWASTGLHDPFFDTSEIGFASFVNKWHNLHQTALVACSAAAPREDAMYLSSRLIQGANGVEALAATRVVPISQEHHLLVAEVEKALEVGEIARDTRKYLIKQLEYQRQGTLSTKLVGLARSLGQESAAWLLGPKLGVWADVVAKVRNSLTHGSQLSDGLSADTELLWACDLSVTVVLRLALLVECGFTNRQGPPGANGEIFIFRDEKIASHPNSNLYELAARLAEYSPYWKQWNQRLHGHSQIK; from the coding sequence ATGAACTTTGAGGTCACTGGCACGTGGACACTGTCGGGTGGTGGACCGGAGTGTCACGGCCACCTCGAAAAGTCTGCCGAGCGCGATGCCAAGCTGTCGATCTATGGAAAGTTCGGAGACTTGCCCGAGCCTGGCTTCGGAAACTCTCAAACGATCTGGGGCACAACGCCGAAGGGTCCAATCTCGCTACTCAACGCCTTGCCAACCTCTTGGACTGACCCGCCAATCGAGACGCAGACTTGGACCGTCCAGCGAGTGATTCGGGGAGGTCACATCGATCGGACCAGTGCGTTTCGCCACTTCACCTTTAAGCTACCCGGGCTCTTGTATTGGTTCGGTCCATCGCCGCTGAACTACGCGTCACAGCGCGGTGCATCCAACAGCCCTGTGGCCGATTACAATTCCGAACTTACGGCAGAACTCCACAATGGCGCTACGATACGGCTTCTAGGTACATCATCTCGTTCCAGAACCTTAGTTAATGAGAGCACCGAGAAGTTCGCCATTTACGTCGTCTCAAAGAAAACGGGGATGTCGCTCGACGAAATAGACTTCATTTGTTTGAGCTTTCAACGCCTTCATTCTCTAATCACTAATGAGCCGATGTCCGCGTTTGATGTGACGATGTACTCGGAGACGCTGGGAGACGGTGGGTTCTGGTTCGAAGAACAAGACAAGATCGAGGGGGCGCGGTGGGCATCTACTGGTTTACACGACCCCTTCTTTGATACCTCCGAGATTGGTTTTGCCTCCTTTGTCAATAAATGGCACAACCTGCACCAAACAGCGCTTGTGGCTTGCAGTGCTGCGGCTCCCCGAGAAGATGCGATGTACCTGTCGAGCCGCCTCATCCAGGGCGCGAACGGCGTTGAGGCACTTGCAGCCACTCGTGTTGTGCCCATCTCGCAAGAGCATCACCTGCTGGTTGCAGAAGTCGAGAAAGCTCTCGAAGTAGGCGAGATTGCAAGAGACACGAGAAAGTACCTCATCAAGCAGTTGGAGTACCAGAGGCAGGGTACTTTGTCTACTAAATTAGTAGGTCTCGCTCGATCACTTGGTCAAGAATCGGCCGCCTGGCTGCTAGGTCCGAAGCTCGGGGTGTGGGCAGATGTGGTTGCGAAAGTTCGAAACTCGCTAACCCATGGTTCCCAGTTGAGCGACGGCCTTAGTGCCGATACTGAACTGCTATGGGCTTGTGATCTATCAGTCACCGTCGTTCTCCGCCTGGCACTGCTGGTGGAATGCGGATTTACCAACAGGCAAGGTCCTCCTGGAGCAAATGGTGAGATCTTCATCTTTCGCGACGAGAAAATCGCCTCACATCCCAACTCTAATCTATACGAGTTGGCGGCTAGGCTGGCTGAGTACTCCCCGTACTGGAAACAATGGAACCAGAGATTGCACGGACACAGCCAGATCAAGTGA
- a CDS encoding GntR family transcriptional regulator: MDDGRPLARFQLVAKVIRTRISDGTYPVGSRLPSISGLGAEFDVSHMTVKQALNTLADEGVIASRRGVPAEVLAAPATEEPLSLAARLARVESALGALEKRVTAVEIHGSNLTQSEPPHHER, from the coding sequence ATGGATGACGGTCGGCCGCTGGCCCGGTTCCAGCTGGTCGCGAAAGTGATCCGAACCCGCATAAGCGACGGGACCTATCCCGTTGGCTCGCGACTGCCATCTATCTCCGGCCTTGGAGCGGAGTTCGACGTGTCGCATATGACCGTCAAACAGGCACTCAACACGTTGGCTGACGAAGGCGTCATCGCGTCGCGGCGAGGTGTTCCGGCGGAAGTCCTGGCAGCACCAGCCACAGAGGAGCCGTTGTCGCTGGCAGCCAGGCTTGCTCGCGTAGAGAGCGCCCTCGGTGCACTGGAGAAGCGAGTCACGGCTGTCGAAATCCATGGCTCAAACTTGACCCAGAGTGAGCCCCCTCACCATGAACGTTGA
- a CDS encoding YidH family protein, which produces MTDTDPEADRRWPRAVYGVGSEPDPRFSLANERTFLAWIRTSLGFLAAGAGVAAFAHAVGQLRFELKLVSLLLLVCGLVCAAGSFLRWTRHERAMRTGEPLPSSPAMPLLTGVLAAVALLAIIAVGLV; this is translated from the coding sequence GTGACCGACACCGATCCCGAAGCAGACCGCCGCTGGCCGCGGGCGGTCTACGGCGTCGGCTCCGAGCCCGATCCGCGCTTCTCCCTGGCCAACGAACGCACCTTCCTCGCCTGGATACGCACTTCATTGGGCTTCTTGGCGGCCGGCGCCGGTGTCGCCGCGTTCGCCCACGCCGTCGGACAGCTCCGATTCGAGCTCAAGCTCGTCTCGCTGCTGCTGCTCGTCTGCGGACTGGTTTGCGCGGCCGGCTCGTTCTTGCGCTGGACCCGCCACGAACGGGCGATGCGTACCGGCGAACCGCTTCCCTCTTCACCGGCCATGCCCCTGCTGACCGGGGTCCTGGCTGCCGTGGCCCTGCTCGCCATCATCGCGGTCGGCCTGGTATAG
- a CDS encoding DUF202 domain-containing protein has translation MSIEPTMPAERTRLAWTRTTLAGVVCLLGVLRLLAEVSVPLVAAVGIALLIAGALVAGVRIRSRVQRRQLTTETAVGRNAALLTTVASLACLSAMAYVILV, from the coding sequence ATGTCCATCGAACCGACGATGCCCGCCGAACGCACTCGGCTGGCCTGGACCCGGACCACCCTGGCCGGCGTGGTCTGCCTCTTGGGCGTGCTACGACTGTTGGCCGAGGTCTCGGTTCCACTGGTGGCCGCCGTCGGCATCGCGCTGCTGATCGCCGGTGCCCTGGTGGCGGGCGTACGCATCCGCAGCCGCGTACAGCGCCGCCAACTGACCACGGAGACCGCCGTCGGACGCAACGCAGCGCTGCTGACCACGGTGGCCTCCCTGGCCTGCCTGTCCGCAATGGCGTACGTGATCTTGGTCTGA
- a CDS encoding transposase, with amino-acid sequence MPAPHPPEFRRRAVELARERSKPVAELAKDLGISESCLRRWMEQSETDAAGGSETALTSREKKELVELRRDKRRLEMEVEILKRAAAYFAQENVLPK; translated from the coding sequence GTGCCTGCTCCTCACCCGCCTGAGTTCCGCCGTCGTGCGGTCGAGCTTGCTCGTGAGCGGTCCAAGCCAGTTGCTGAGTTGGCGAAAGATCTGGGAATTTCCGAATCGTGTCTGCGTCGCTGGATGGAGCAGTCCGAGACCGACGCTGCCGGTGGTAGCGAGACGGCGTTGACCAGTCGGGAGAAGAAGGAGCTGGTCGAGCTGCGCCGGGATAAACGGCGCCTGGAGATGGAAGTCGAGATCTTGAAAAGGGCGGCCGCCTATTTTGCCCAGGAGAATGTTCTCCCAAAATAG
- a CDS encoding IS3 family transposase — MADDGIDVAVACRVLNVSRSGYYDWRGRPASAREQENTLLLKLIEEIHADEDMKTYGAPRVHAELVLGHDLQVNQKRVARLMRQAGIQGLYRRRRSWTTIRDPHAIPAKDLVNRRFTVDGPNRLWLTDITEHPTVEGKVYCAAVMDAWSRRVLGWSIDDNMRKELVVDALGMAVLRRNPMDVDNNTIMHSDHGSQFTSWAFSQKVYDAGLVPSMGSVGDCYDNAMMESFWERMQLELLDSQVWFTRDELANAMFRWIESWYNRRRRHSSIGMLSPIEFETRSTGSDRPG, encoded by the coding sequence ATGGCCGATGACGGGATTGATGTCGCGGTGGCTTGCCGGGTGCTGAATGTGTCGCGGTCGGGATACTACGACTGGCGCGGCCGGCCTGCATCGGCACGGGAACAGGAGAACACGCTGCTGTTGAAGCTGATCGAGGAGATCCATGCCGATGAGGACATGAAGACGTACGGGGCGCCGCGGGTGCACGCCGAGCTGGTCTTGGGGCACGACCTGCAGGTGAACCAGAAGCGGGTCGCCCGGCTGATGCGCCAGGCCGGCATCCAGGGCCTGTACCGGCGGCGTCGGTCGTGGACCACGATCCGGGACCCGCACGCCATCCCCGCCAAGGACCTCGTCAACCGCCGGTTCACGGTGGACGGTCCGAACCGGTTGTGGCTGACCGACATCACCGAGCACCCGACGGTGGAGGGCAAGGTGTACTGCGCCGCGGTCATGGACGCCTGGTCCCGCCGGGTCCTGGGCTGGTCCATCGACGACAACATGCGGAAGGAGCTCGTGGTCGACGCGCTCGGGATGGCGGTGCTGCGGCGCAACCCGATGGACGTCGACAATAACACGATCATGCATTCCGATCACGGGTCGCAATTCACATCGTGGGCATTCAGTCAGAAAGTCTATGATGCCGGGCTGGTGCCGTCGATGGGCAGTGTGGGCGACTGCTACGACAATGCGATGATGGAGTCCTTCTGGGAGAGAATGCAACTCGAGCTGCTCGATTCGCAGGTATGGTTCACCCGGGACGAGCTTGCCAACGCGATGTTTCGATGGATAGAATCATGGTATAATCGGAGACGTCGGCATTCGAGTATTGGAATGCTGTCGCCGATAGAGTTTGAAACCCGTTCCACAGGGTCAGACCGTCCGGGCTGA
- a CDS encoding metallopeptidase family protein, which produces MIAMTAAEFDELVAEALDTIPEELATLIDNCVILVEDYPPPDRPSDLLGQYEGIPLTERGEFYSGVLPDKITIYRQPTLAICDAFEHVVEEVHITVVHEIAHHFGIDDVRLHELGYG; this is translated from the coding sequence GTGATCGCCATGACTGCCGCCGAGTTCGATGAGCTGGTGGCTGAGGCCCTCGACACGATTCCGGAGGAGTTGGCGACCCTGATCGACAACTGCGTGATCCTGGTCGAGGACTATCCGCCGCCCGATCGTCCGTCGGATCTGCTCGGCCAGTACGAGGGCATTCCCTTGACCGAGCGCGGTGAGTTCTACAGCGGCGTACTGCCTGACAAGATCACGATCTACCGCCAGCCGACGCTGGCGATCTGCGATGCGTTCGAGCACGTCGTCGAGGAGGTGCACATCACCGTGGTGCACGAGATCGCGCATCATTTCGGGATCGATGACGTCCGGCTCCACGAGCTCGGCTACGGCTGA
- a CDS encoding helix-turn-helix transcriptional regulator has product MTKVRGVSEISDRLWTVQEVSEYLGVSVATLYGWRSAGVGGPPCRRVGARLRYRPQDVREWVASLSTEVWS; this is encoded by the coding sequence ATGACGAAAGTGCGTGGGGTGTCGGAGATTTCTGATCGTCTGTGGACGGTGCAGGAGGTGAGTGAGTACCTGGGCGTGTCGGTGGCGACGTTGTACGGGTGGCGCAGTGCCGGTGTCGGTGGTCCTCCGTGCCGCCGTGTCGGGGCGAGGCTGCGCTATCGGCCGCAGGACGTGCGCGAGTGGGTGGCGTCGTTGTCGACTGAGGTGTGGTCGTGA
- a CDS encoding DnaJ family domain-containing protein, with protein sequence MTGFETWIDRQIREATERGEFDNLPGEGKPIKGLDGREDENWWIKGLIERENITGVLPGPLLLRKEVAEISETVASCRTEAAVREVVADLNARIADSRRRGVDGPNIFVRSVDADRVVREWRERKGS encoded by the coding sequence ATGACAGGCTTCGAGACCTGGATCGACCGACAGATCCGAGAGGCGACCGAGCGTGGTGAGTTCGACAACCTGCCCGGCGAAGGCAAGCCGATCAAGGGACTGGATGGTCGCGAGGACGAGAACTGGTGGATCAAGGGACTGATCGAGCGGGAGAACATCACCGGCGTACTGCCCGGCCCACTGCTGCTCCGCAAGGAGGTCGCCGAGATCTCTGAGACGGTTGCGAGCTGTCGGACCGAGGCGGCGGTCCGCGAGGTGGTCGCCGACCTGAACGCCCGCATCGCCGACAGCCGTCGCCGCGGTGTCGACGGCCCGAACATCTTCGTCCGATCCGTCGACGCCGATCGGGTGGTCCGCGAATGGCGCGAGCGGAAGGGCTCGTAG
- a CDS encoding replication initiator, whose amino-acid sequence MLATAELPVGLRAEVTSRLASPDLGRWLAQVQQVGACARPIRLVGFSDTIDAVTGEVLRSFTTSSEPDGLAYTRCGNRRRKVCESCSHQYQGDVFHLIMAGAGGGMKDVPAEIVTHPLVFATMTAPSFGPVHASKKPGRPGSRRCRPRSGTGRQLCAHGRPLWCMSVHDHDAPVVGQPLCADCYDYLGHLVWQWWAPELWRRFTITLRRMLARHVGLSETACKQLVRVQFAKVAEFQRRGLIHFHALIRLDGRPVAGDPFPPPAVAVDPDTLARLIHQAAAQVRYDAPAIDGADVVRSLRFGAQVDVRAVHGQADRENTAGAELHPETVAAYVAKYATKAAADLVGEQSGNTHLLRVKKLVRKVAVRALAGGLMAEDNPYRGLGRWADMLGFRGHFASKSRRYSTTLGRLRQARRDHVRSRLNAAQIGEAVRVGDDGDLAELEHTTLVVGSWRFAGIGWLTGGDAALAAASAARARDD is encoded by the coding sequence ATGCTCGCCACTGCGGAACTGCCGGTCGGGTTGCGGGCGGAGGTCACCTCTCGGTTGGCGTCGCCGGATCTGGGGCGGTGGCTGGCGCAGGTGCAGCAGGTCGGTGCCTGCGCCCGCCCGATCCGCCTGGTCGGCTTCTCGGACACGATCGACGCGGTCACGGGAGAAGTCCTGCGCAGCTTCACCACTTCATCGGAGCCGGACGGCCTCGCCTACACCCGCTGCGGCAACCGGCGACGCAAGGTGTGTGAGTCCTGTTCGCACCAATACCAGGGCGATGTGTTTCACCTGATCATGGCCGGCGCCGGTGGCGGCATGAAAGACGTGCCGGCCGAGATCGTCACTCACCCGTTGGTGTTCGCGACAATGACGGCTCCGTCGTTCGGCCCGGTGCACGCGTCGAAGAAGCCGGGCCGGCCCGGCTCCCGGCGGTGCCGCCCCCGGTCTGGCACGGGCCGTCAGCTGTGTGCGCATGGCCGGCCGTTGTGGTGCATGAGCGTCCACGACCACGACGCCCCGGTGGTCGGGCAGCCGTTGTGCGCGGACTGCTACGACTATCTCGGGCATCTGGTGTGGCAGTGGTGGGCGCCGGAACTGTGGCGCCGCTTCACCATCACTCTGCGGCGCATGCTGGCCCGGCATGTCGGGCTGTCGGAGACCGCGTGCAAGCAGCTGGTCCGGGTCCAGTTCGCGAAGGTCGCCGAATTCCAACGACGTGGCCTGATCCACTTCCACGCCCTGATCCGACTCGACGGGCGACCCGTCGCTGGCGACCCGTTCCCACCGCCGGCCGTGGCTGTCGACCCCGACACCCTGGCCCGGCTCATCCACCAAGCAGCTGCACAGGTTAGATACGACGCACCTGCCATCGATGGCGCGGATGTGGTCCGCAGCCTGCGCTTCGGCGCACAGGTCGACGTGCGGGCCGTGCACGGACAGGCAGACCGGGAGAACACCGCCGGCGCCGAGTTGCACCCCGAGACGGTCGCCGCCTACGTGGCGAAGTACGCCACCAAAGCCGCCGCCGATCTGGTTGGCGAGCAGTCCGGCAACACGCACCTGCTCCGGGTGAAGAAACTGGTTAGAAAGGTGGCGGTGCGGGCGCTCGCCGGGGGCCTGATGGCCGAAGACAACCCCTACCGGGGGTTGGGTCGGTGGGCCGACATGCTCGGCTTCCGCGGCCATTTCGCGTCGAAGTCCCGGCGGTACTCCACCACTCTCGGCCGACTCCGGCAGGCCCGACGTGACCATGTCCGGTCGCGGCTCAACGCTGCCCAAATTGGTGAGGCGGTGCGGGTGGGTGACGACGGAGACCTGGCCGAGCTCGAGCACACCACGCTCGTGGTCGGGTCGTGGAGGTTCGCCGGCATCGGATGGTTGACCGGCGGCGATGCCGCGTTGGCGGCGGCGTCTGCTGCTCGGGCTCGGGATGACTGA
- a CDS encoding NUDIX hydrolase produces MSTTLSDDRPAISAGIITRNGAVLLVQRRVKEGSLSWQFPAGEVESGETLQEAAARETVEETGLTVTPKQLLGERIHPKTGRRMAYVACEIVSGTAHVADEDELADLAWVKPADFSTFVPYGFAPVVQDYLDSTLTADAS; encoded by the coding sequence ATGAGCACCACACTGAGCGACGACCGTCCCGCAATCTCCGCCGGCATCATCACGAGAAACGGAGCCGTGCTCCTGGTGCAGCGCAGGGTGAAGGAGGGCTCACTGTCGTGGCAATTCCCCGCTGGCGAGGTTGAATCAGGTGAAACCCTCCAAGAGGCTGCTGCCCGGGAGACTGTTGAGGAAACTGGGCTGACCGTGACCCCAAAGCAGCTTCTGGGCGAGCGCATCCACCCCAAGACTGGCCGCCGCATGGCATACGTCGCTTGCGAGATTGTCAGTGGCACCGCTCACGTCGCCGACGAAGATGAGCTAGCCGACCTGGCATGGGTCAAGCCCGCGGACTTCTCCACCTTCGTCCCCTACGGCTTTGCACCAGTGGTCCAGGACTACCTCGACAGCACCTTGACAGCCGACGCCAGCTGA
- a CDS encoding EamA family transporter — MSHPRSRWAYLATLTPIIFATTYLLTTQFLPPGRPMLASMMRSLPTGLVLVLATRTWPPRGWWGRFLLLSVLYCSAFFPLLFIAAYLLPGGVAAVINSVTPLIVVVLSVPLLHKGIRTIDIVAGGLGILGVSLLVLRSSARLDGWGILAMTVGVIMMGFATVLTKRWGHPPGWGAAGFTGWTFLLGGLALLPFTLAIEGLPTSLTPANIGGLIYLVLISGILAYGLWFWGLQRLPATAVSFLALLNPVIAAGLGWVVLDQALNGWQLVGAAIVLLSVLLGQNLKLRRATPVASKS, encoded by the coding sequence ATGAGCCATCCCCGCAGCCGATGGGCCTATCTCGCCACACTCACCCCCATCATCTTCGCCACCACCTACCTGCTCACGACGCAGTTCCTGCCGCCCGGCCGGCCCATGCTCGCCTCCATGATGCGATCCCTCCCCACCGGGCTCGTGCTCGTCCTCGCGACTCGTACCTGGCCGCCGCGCGGCTGGTGGGGCCGGTTCCTGCTGCTGTCTGTGCTCTATTGCTCGGCGTTCTTCCCGCTGCTCTTCATCGCTGCCTATCTGCTGCCCGGCGGTGTCGCGGCAGTGATCAATTCGGTGACCCCACTGATCGTGGTCGTCCTCTCGGTTCCCCTGCTCCACAAAGGAATCCGTACGATCGATATCGTCGCCGGCGGTCTCGGGATCCTGGGCGTCAGCCTGCTGGTGCTGCGCTCCAGTGCCCGGCTCGACGGGTGGGGCATTCTCGCAATGACGGTCGGCGTGATCATGATGGGCTTTGCCACCGTGCTGACGAAGCGCTGGGGGCACCCACCCGGCTGGGGCGCGGCCGGCTTCACCGGGTGGACGTTCCTGCTCGGCGGACTCGCCCTGCTGCCTTTCACCCTGGCGATCGAAGGCCTGCCCACCTCATTGACACCCGCCAACATCGGCGGGTTGATCTATCTCGTGCTGATCAGCGGAATCCTCGCCTATGGCCTGTGGTTCTGGGGTCTGCAGCGCCTACCCGCCACCGCCGTCAGCTTTCTTGCGCTGCTCAACCCGGTGATCGCGGCCGGCCTTGGCTGGGTGGTACTCGACCAGGCGCTCAACGGCTGGCAACTCGTCGGCGCCGCCATCGTGTTGCTCTCGGTGCTGCTGGGGCAGAACCTGAAGCTCCGCCGCGCGACGCCAGTAGCATCCAAGTCGTGA
- a CDS encoding SH3 domain-containing protein, with the protein MSTITRRALVSTTVVAMTGLVAGFGVFPAIAVSTMTATTAVNIRSKPSTSAKIVGGLYRGQTVTAVSISGGWTKIKFGSGTAYVSSQYLKGGSSLPDATTNQTRVTTTDVNLRKGPGLSYPRIRVLARGTSVTLTGKASRGYTEVKHSSTTGWIASQYLQRGTGLPAITGTRVATADLLIRTTSGSNYKVVGEIPKGATVSITGTVQNGRAQIIYRNAVRWVTAQYLTTPANPGPITPDPNLPKVTGTRYATTTLIIRSTPNDDFTSITEVGIGTLLSITGVVTNGRMQIVYDNAVRWVTAQYLSTTKPLIPAYPVEKGLKPNAIKVHRAVRAKFPQITSIGGVRPDPLPDHPSGRALDLMIPKYKTAAGKALGKEVALWAKANAKSLGINYVIWDQHIWNIQRDKEGWRYMASRGSDSANHKNHVHITVFA; encoded by the coding sequence GTGAGCACCATCACACGCAGAGCCCTCGTCTCGACGACCGTCGTCGCGATGACCGGGCTGGTGGCCGGGTTCGGTGTCTTTCCTGCCATCGCCGTCAGCACCATGACCGCTACCACGGCTGTGAACATCCGCTCGAAGCCGAGCACGAGCGCGAAGATCGTCGGCGGGCTCTATCGCGGCCAGACCGTGACCGCCGTCTCGATCTCCGGGGGTTGGACCAAGATCAAGTTCGGTTCGGGCACTGCGTACGTGTCCAGCCAGTACCTCAAGGGCGGCTCGTCGCTGCCCGATGCCACCACCAACCAGACCCGGGTCACCACCACCGATGTCAATCTGCGCAAGGGTCCTGGCCTCTCGTACCCCCGGATCAGGGTGCTGGCGCGCGGCACCAGCGTCACCCTGACCGGCAAGGCATCACGCGGCTACACCGAGGTGAAACACAGTTCGACGACTGGCTGGATCGCCTCCCAGTATCTGCAGCGCGGCACCGGGCTGCCCGCGATCACGGGCACTCGGGTGGCCACCGCGGATCTGCTGATCCGGACGACCTCGGGCTCGAACTACAAGGTGGTCGGCGAAATCCCCAAGGGTGCCACCGTGTCGATCACCGGCACGGTCCAGAACGGCCGAGCGCAGATCATCTACCGCAACGCGGTCCGCTGGGTGACGGCGCAGTACCTCACCACGCCGGCCAACCCTGGCCCCATCACCCCCGATCCCAATCTGCCCAAGGTCACCGGCACTCGGTACGCCACCACGACCCTGATCATCCGCTCGACCCCGAATGACGACTTCACCTCGATCACCGAGGTCGGGATCGGCACCCTGCTCAGCATCACGGGTGTGGTGACCAACGGTCGGATGCAGATCGTCTACGACAATGCGGTGCGCTGGGTCACGGCGCAGTATCTGTCGACGACCAAGCCTTTGATTCCGGCCTACCCGGTGGAGAAGGGCTTGAAGCCGAACGCCATCAAGGTCCATCGCGCCGTCCGGGCGAAGTTCCCGCAGATCACCTCGATCGGCGGCGTCCGCCCGGACCCGCTGCCGGACCATCCCTCGGGCCGCGCGCTCGACCTGATGATCCCGAAGTACAAGACGGCAGCGGGCAAGGCGCTCGGCAAGGAGGTCGCGCTGTGGGCCAAGGCCAACGCCAAGTCGCTCGGCATCAACTACGTGATCTGGGACCAGCACATCTGGAACATCCAGCGGGACAAGGAAGGCTGGCGCTACATGGCCAGCCGCGGCAGCGACTCCGCCAACCACAAGAACCACGTGCACATCACCGTCTTCGCCTGA